A genomic window from Alkalihalobacillus sp. AL-G includes:
- a CDS encoding IS256 family transposase has translation MSHFNTENLDLATLLKLSMQDILKEKVEMILREEIKNVLKSEPVGENNARNGYYSRTLDTMYGRIEDMDVPRDRKGDFQTAMFEPYQRRMVAVDELIIQLYQHGVGVRQVGKIMKSLLGDDYSQGTISNITSTVMEDVVAWQKRPLKKRYCALFLDALFVKVRRDTVGKEAVYIVLGITPEGHREILGFYVGGIETSNGWREILDDLRERGVEEVLLGVFDGLPGLEEAFRTSFPKADVQRCIVHKVRTTLNKVRKKDQAEFSQDLKEVYSAESYEEAEEAFNIVKGKWKKRYSRELKLWEEELSVLLTFLNYPKSIRKFIYTTNLIERTNKEVRKRLKTMNSLPNIEAAEKIIYLTAADYNERWARRKLAGFNQALEHLQKLFIVRYGSDKIEG, from the coding sequence ATGTCTCATTTTAACACGGAAAACCTGGACCTTGCCACTTTATTGAAGCTGTCCATGCAAGACATTCTGAAAGAAAAGGTAGAAATGATCCTTCGCGAAGAGATTAAAAATGTATTGAAAAGCGAACCTGTCGGGGAAAACAATGCACGGAACGGGTACTACTCACGAACGCTTGATACGATGTATGGCCGTATTGAAGACATGGACGTCCCACGGGACCGAAAAGGAGATTTCCAGACAGCTATGTTTGAACCGTATCAGCGACGAATGGTAGCTGTGGATGAACTGATCATCCAGCTCTATCAACACGGAGTGGGAGTCCGTCAGGTAGGTAAAATCATGAAAAGTCTTCTCGGGGACGACTACTCTCAAGGAACCATTTCAAACATCACTTCCACGGTAATGGAAGACGTGGTCGCCTGGCAAAAGCGCCCCTTGAAAAAGCGCTACTGTGCCCTTTTTCTAGATGCCCTGTTTGTAAAGGTACGCCGTGATACCGTTGGTAAGGAAGCCGTCTATATCGTTCTAGGAATCACGCCAGAAGGCCATCGGGAAATCCTCGGTTTTTACGTAGGGGGTATCGAGACGTCAAATGGTTGGCGTGAAATACTGGATGATTTACGCGAAAGGGGTGTCGAAGAGGTATTACTTGGTGTTTTTGATGGACTTCCTGGACTGGAAGAGGCGTTCCGCACCTCATTTCCAAAGGCGGATGTTCAGCGTTGCATTGTCCACAAAGTAAGAACGACTTTGAATAAAGTCCGCAAAAAGGATCAGGCCGAGTTTAGTCAGGATCTCAAGGAGGTCTATTCTGCCGAATCCTACGAAGAAGCGGAAGAAGCCTTTAACATAGTGAAGGGAAAATGGAAGAAACGATATAGTCGGGAACTGAAACTTTGGGAAGAAGAACTCTCTGTACTGCTTACGTTTCTCAACTATCCAAAATCGATTCGTAAGTTCATCTATACGACGAATCTTATCGAGCGTACAAACAAAGAAGTAAGAAAGCGACTCAAGACTATGAACAGTTTACCAAACATCGAGGCAGCTGAGAAAATCATCTATTTGACGGCCGCTGATTATAACGAGCGTTGGGCTAGAAGGAAACTCGCTGGCTTTAATCAGGCACTTGAGCACCTACAAAAACTGTTTATAGTACGATATGGTTCAGACAAGATTGAGGGATAA
- a CDS encoding carbon-nitrogen family hydrolase yields MKIAVIQMDIEFGKPQINFERVTNPIREACKDKADVIVLPELWTTGYALKMLDQIGDPNGEQVIEFISSLAETYHVNIIAGSIAKKTDKGIYNTMLVFDRNGEVIKEYSKTHLFRLMNEEKYLAAGNDDGHFMIDNAPVAGFICYDIRFPEWMRKHVLEGAKILFVPAEWPKPRTEHWRTLLMTRAIENQCFVVACNRIGSDPENEFGGHSMIIDPWGKIIQEAEEDETILYAELNLDELEEIRTRIPVFEDRRTDLY; encoded by the coding sequence ATGAAGATTGCTGTAATCCAAATGGATATTGAATTCGGTAAACCACAAATCAATTTTGAACGTGTAACCAATCCGATCCGTGAAGCTTGTAAGGATAAAGCGGATGTCATCGTGTTACCGGAGCTTTGGACGACCGGATACGCTTTAAAAATGCTGGATCAGATCGGTGACCCGAACGGTGAACAGGTAATCGAGTTTATTTCCTCTCTCGCTGAGACGTATCATGTCAATATCATTGCAGGATCTATCGCAAAAAAGACAGATAAAGGGATTTATAATACGATGCTCGTTTTTGACCGAAATGGTGAAGTGATCAAAGAGTATAGCAAAACACACCTATTTCGTTTGATGAATGAAGAAAAATATTTAGCTGCGGGTAATGATGATGGTCACTTTATGATTGATAATGCACCGGTAGCTGGGTTTATTTGCTATGACATCCGTTTCCCTGAATGGATGCGTAAGCATGTACTAGAAGGAGCGAAAATATTGTTCGTTCCTGCCGAATGGCCGAAGCCTAGAACCGAACACTGGCGTACATTGTTAATGACACGCGCAATCGAAAACCAATGTTTTGTTGTAGCCTGTAACAGAATTGGCTCAGACCCGGAGAATGAGTTTGGCGGTCACTCGATGATCATTGATCCTTGGGGGAAAATCATTCAAGAAGCAGAAGAGGATGAAACCATTCTATATGCAGAGCTCAATCTTGATGAGCTTGAAGAGATTCGTACACGAATTCCAGTATTCGAGGACAGAAGGACGGACCTTTATTAA
- a CDS encoding pyridoxal phosphate-dependent aminotransferase, with amino-acid sequence MNRFQQSNALNRLPDQFFARLVGKAQPYIKAGYDLINLGQGNPDQPTPPHIVKSLQKAVENPMHHKYSPFRGHRFLKQAISNFYHREYGVTLDPEREVAVLFGAKAGLVEISQCMLNEGDKALVPDPGYPDYESGIALAGAHTVKMPLRKENHFLPDYKELDEKSLNTAKMMFLNYPNNPTAAVATERFFSDTVTIAEKHNLCVVHDFAYGAIGFDGSKPISFLQSKGAKEVGIEVYTLSKTYNMAGWRVGFALGNEQIIESINLIQDHYYVSLFGGIQEAAAEALNGPQDCVGELVSLYEDRRDAFIGALQDRGWDIEAPKGSFFVWLPVPENYTSEQFADHLLEKAHVIVAPGKGFGINGEGYVRVGLLCEKDRLIEAAERIVKLPLERN; translated from the coding sequence ATGAATCGATTTCAACAATCAAATGCTCTGAACCGTTTACCTGATCAGTTTTTCGCACGACTGGTAGGAAAAGCTCAACCTTACATAAAAGCAGGATACGATCTCATCAATCTAGGACAGGGGAATCCGGATCAGCCGACTCCGCCTCATATCGTGAAGTCATTACAGAAGGCAGTAGAAAATCCGATGCACCATAAATATTCACCATTTCGAGGGCACCGTTTTTTAAAGCAAGCCATTTCAAATTTCTATCACCGTGAGTATGGAGTTACATTGGACCCTGAGCGAGAGGTGGCGGTCTTATTCGGCGCAAAAGCAGGGTTGGTTGAAATCAGCCAATGTATGTTGAATGAAGGGGACAAGGCTCTCGTACCTGATCCAGGCTATCCGGATTATGAATCAGGTATTGCGCTTGCCGGTGCACATACGGTTAAGATGCCTTTACGAAAAGAAAATCATTTTTTACCAGATTATAAAGAGCTTGACGAAAAAAGCCTCAACACAGCAAAAATGATGTTTTTGAATTATCCGAACAACCCGACTGCGGCAGTTGCAACGGAACGCTTTTTCTCAGATACAGTAACGATAGCTGAAAAGCATAACCTATGTGTCGTCCATGATTTTGCATATGGAGCAATCGGTTTCGATGGATCAAAACCAATCAGTTTCTTGCAGTCAAAGGGGGCAAAGGAAGTCGGAATCGAAGTGTATACCTTATCGAAAACGTACAACATGGCAGGCTGGCGGGTAGGGTTTGCACTCGGTAATGAGCAGATTATTGAATCGATCAACTTGATTCAGGACCATTATTACGTCAGTCTGTTTGGTGGTATTCAGGAGGCTGCAGCGGAGGCGTTAAACGGACCGCAAGACTGTGTTGGTGAGCTTGTGTCATTATATGAGGATCGGCGTGATGCATTTATCGGTGCATTGCAGGATAGAGGTTGGGACATTGAAGCGCCGAAGGGTTCTTTTTTTGTATGGCTGCCAGTCCCAGAAAACTACACATCTGAGCAATTTGCAGATCATTTACTGGAAAAAGCCCATGTCATCGTTGCGCCCGGAAAAGGATTCGGGATCAACGGGGAAGGGTATGTCCGTGTTGGTCTGTTGTGTGAAAAAGACAGGCTGATTGAAGCAGCAGAACGGATCGTAAAGCTTCCTTTGGAGCGGAACTAG
- the asnB gene encoding asparagine synthase (glutamine-hydrolyzing): protein MCGIAGWINFKHDLTNEQKTIEKMTSTLGKRGPDATKCWLSRNAVFGHTRLIVVDPKGGGQPMHKRSSNGNYTLVYNGELYNTEDLRKELLKKGHHFDSHSDTEVLLTSYIEWGEECVQYLNGIFAFAIWNDSTNQLFMARDRLGVKPLFYKTMNHSLLFASEIKTILAHPDVKPEVDREGLQEVFGLGPSRTPGHGVFKGVSELRPAHALRFDHNGLKVWRYWDVVSSEHTDTLDETVEHVRFLLKDAIERQLVADVPVCTFLSGGVDSSAISALASRYFKQEERGALHTYSIDFEENDKYFKSSTFQPNSDSPWIKVMNDYLKSIHHSSVIDNDQLVDYLKKAVHMRDLPGMADVDSSLLWFCEEIKRDFTVGLSGECADEIFGGYPWFYRKELLEREAFPWMHSTVERENLLKPEWSKKLRLNDYVKGRYQESIKEMPRLDGESETESRRREMFYLNMHWFMATLLDRKDRMSMGASLEVRVPFADHRIVEYAWNIPWEMKMLDGREKGILRKALEGVLPNEILYRKKSPYPKTHHPVYTKLVKQWLNSIIQQKSAPLLELVSKEKVEQIIESDGEAFKTPWFGQLMTGPQLIAHLAQINTWLEDYNVNIVD, encoded by the coding sequence GTGTGTGGTATAGCAGGATGGATTAATTTTAAACATGATCTGACGAATGAACAAAAGACAATTGAAAAAATGACATCCACTCTTGGTAAAAGGGGTCCGGATGCTACCAAATGCTGGCTTTCCCGGAATGCTGTATTCGGTCATACGAGGTTGATCGTTGTCGATCCAAAAGGTGGAGGACAACCGATGCACAAACGGTCATCGAATGGCAACTACACGCTTGTGTACAACGGTGAACTCTACAACACAGAAGATTTGCGGAAGGAATTATTGAAGAAGGGACATCATTTTGATTCCCATAGTGATACTGAAGTATTGTTGACGAGTTATATTGAATGGGGAGAAGAGTGTGTTCAATATTTAAACGGTATTTTCGCCTTTGCGATTTGGAATGATTCTACTAATCAATTGTTTATGGCACGGGACCGGTTAGGTGTGAAACCATTATTTTATAAAACGATGAACCATTCGTTGCTCTTTGCTTCAGAAATCAAAACGATTCTCGCCCATCCAGATGTGAAACCTGAAGTCGACAGAGAAGGTCTTCAAGAAGTGTTCGGTCTAGGTCCATCACGTACTCCCGGGCACGGTGTTTTTAAAGGAGTATCGGAATTGAGACCCGCACATGCATTGCGCTTTGATCACAATGGACTTAAGGTCTGGCGATATTGGGATGTCGTGAGCAGCGAGCATACCGACACCTTGGATGAAACAGTTGAACATGTCCGGTTTTTGCTTAAGGATGCGATAGAGCGGCAGCTTGTCGCGGATGTTCCGGTCTGCACGTTTTTATCTGGCGGGGTGGATTCCAGTGCGATAAGTGCCCTTGCTTCGCGGTATTTTAAGCAGGAGGAGAGAGGGGCACTGCACACGTATTCGATCGATTTTGAAGAGAACGATAAGTATTTTAAAAGTAGTACGTTCCAGCCCAACTCCGATAGCCCATGGATAAAAGTCATGAATGATTACCTCAAATCCATACACCATTCCTCTGTCATAGATAATGATCAACTCGTCGATTACTTAAAAAAAGCTGTCCATATGCGTGATTTACCGGGAATGGCAGATGTTGACTCGTCATTACTTTGGTTTTGCGAAGAAATCAAAAGAGATTTTACAGTTGGTCTTTCAGGTGAATGTGCGGATGAAATTTTTGGTGGCTATCCGTGGTTTTATCGGAAGGAACTGCTAGAAAGAGAAGCCTTTCCATGGATGCACTCTACGGTTGAACGAGAGAATCTTTTAAAGCCGGAATGGTCAAAAAAGCTGAGGCTGAATGACTACGTTAAAGGTCGATATCAGGAATCAATCAAGGAGATGCCACGGTTGGATGGAGAATCTGAAACTGAGTCAAGAAGACGAGAGATGTTTTATCTGAATATGCATTGGTTCATGGCAACACTTTTAGACCGGAAAGATCGCATGAGTATGGGGGCAAGCCTTGAGGTTCGTGTGCCGTTTGCAGATCATAGAATCGTAGAGTATGCATGGAACATCCCATGGGAGATGAAGATGCTGGATGGTCGAGAAAAAGGAATTCTACGGAAGGCATTAGAAGGGGTCCTGCCGAATGAAATCTTGTATCGTAAAAAGAGTCCATATCCAAAAACACATCACCCTGTATATACGAAGCTCGTAAAACAGTGGCTGAATTCGATTATTCAGCAGAAATCAGCACCGTTGCTTGAGCTTGTTTCAAAGGAAAAAGTGGAGCAAATCATTGAGTCTGATGGGGAGGCGTTTAAGACACCATGGTTCGGTCAGTTGATGACCGGCCCGCAGCTTATCGCTCACCTTGCTCAAATCAACACATGGCTAGAGGATTATAATGTGAATATCGTCGACTGA